Genomic window (Achromobacter sp. B7):
CGCTTCAACCGTGGCCGCCTGGGCCACGCGCTGATCCTCGCGCCCCGGCAGGTTGGCCACTTCCAGCTGCGCGCGCAATTCGCGCACGCGGGCGGCGTCCGACTGCGCTTGTTCGCGGCTGTCATCCAATTGCGCACGGGCGATGCCGCCGACGCGAAACTGGGCGTTATCGCGTTGCAGTTGCGCGGCGGATCGCCGGCTGGCGGCCTCGGCCTGCGCCAGCTGCGCGCGGCTGACATCGATTTCCGCCGGGCGCTTGCCCGTGCCGATGTCTTCCAGTTGCGCGATGGCGGCGGCAAGCTGCGCGCTGGCCTGGTCGCGGGCGGCGCGTTCGCGCGTGGCCTCCAGCGCGAACAGCGGCGCGTTGGCGTCCACCTGTTGCCCGCGCTTGACGGTCAGCGCGTCCAGGCGGCCCGCTTCGGACGACGCCACATAAACGTAGTCGCCTTCCACATAGCCTTGGTAGAACGGCGCGGCGTCCTGGCCGCAGCCGGCCAGCAGCGCGAGCGCCAGCGTCGGCAGGGCGAAAGCGATACGAAAAAGGGCAGGGCGGGGGCGCAGGGTGGGCATGGTCAGGTCGCGTCGGCGGGTTG
Coding sequences:
- a CDS encoding HlyD family secretion protein, with the translated sequence MPTLRPRPALFRIAFALPTLALALLAGCGQDAAPFYQGYVEGDYVYVASSEAGRLDALTVKRGQQVDANAPLFALEATRERAARDQASAQLAAAIAQLEDIGTGKRPAEIDVSRAQLAQAEAASRRSAAQLQRDNAQFRVGGIARAQLDDSREQAQSDAARVRELRAQLEVANLPGREDQRVAQAATVEAARATLAQADWTLAQKQLAAPAAGRVFDTMYRVGEWVPAGSPVVSLLPPGNIKVRFFVPETVVGSLKAGQQASLRCDGCGDPIPVHIDYVSDQAEYTPPVIYSRENRSKLVYMVEARPTPDAAARLHPGQPVEATLQ